A stretch of the Aminipila terrae genome encodes the following:
- a CDS encoding baseplate J/gp47 family protein, with the protein MLPNIDLDDERFADITEKAKKLITKYAPEWTDYNAHDPGITFIEMFAWLKELQQYRMDQIGIESRKKFLKLLGIKRIMKEPAKAYVKIISSDKNMHLGRGFKIWADNIPFETEEKVYISKSRIIEGILKTSDKTVNFSGERALEGENLWFYIFGRNPEINSEFYLLFDNPFEVNEEIHMFIDIFNDYEIHRNPIGFGQEMAQGITDIKWQYYSKGEWKDLQVLADETFGLIQSGMIKFKILEEMCSFHIKNTGFYIRAVLNEGVYDVPPVLTGISINVVPVKQQDTVSEYEDFLITSGNINFQSGSYLEKTGKSRYFILQDGVFSEIEQESLKQRTGQINEKQSLLIRRVNFLEEEELHLEPGIGNGFPYQEFKIQINNVMQKGFEIFVEGENGFTVWQRVEDFDISGPESKHYNLDEEQGIIRFGDCEKGMAPDGRIIIIGCRTTMGQNGCVKENQIKECNQVNTDFEIIGSSRGLDGRNTETLDECFKRFQHERFKVERAVTYEDYERIVKSTPGLMVNNCKAIPASKMPKLDGSIEENCINIVVQPYSMDGFKKLSKAYINKIYEQLETRRLIGTKVNVLSPEYIGIVIFAEIAVKAYYRNAEQEIKEAVNNFFSRSSESFGRPVQYSTIYGIIDTLECVSAVNSLVIDAQGRSIRRSSNGDVMIPENGMVYIKEAEYVLTVSE; encoded by the coding sequence ATGCTTCCAAATATAGACTTGGATGATGAAAGATTTGCAGATATAACAGAAAAAGCAAAAAAATTAATAACAAAATATGCTCCTGAATGGACGGATTACAATGCACATGATCCTGGAATTACTTTTATAGAAATGTTTGCCTGGCTAAAAGAATTACAGCAGTACAGGATGGATCAGATAGGGATAGAAAGCCGTAAAAAATTTTTAAAGCTTTTAGGTATAAAAAGGATTATGAAGGAACCGGCAAAAGCTTATGTAAAGATTATATCATCTGATAAAAACATGCATCTTGGACGAGGCTTTAAAATTTGGGCAGATAATATACCCTTTGAGACAGAAGAAAAAGTATACATATCAAAATCACGCATCATTGAAGGTATTTTAAAGACAAGTGATAAAACAGTAAACTTTTCAGGGGAAAGAGCCTTAGAGGGTGAAAATCTCTGGTTTTATATTTTTGGAAGAAATCCGGAAATAAATAGTGAGTTCTATCTGTTGTTTGACAATCCTTTTGAAGTAAACGAAGAAATTCATATGTTTATAGATATTTTTAATGATTATGAAATACATAGAAATCCAATTGGTTTTGGACAGGAAATGGCTCAGGGGATTACAGACATCAAATGGCAGTACTATTCAAAAGGAGAATGGAAGGATTTACAGGTTCTGGCAGATGAGACTTTTGGTCTTATTCAAAGCGGAATGATTAAATTTAAGATTCTGGAAGAGATGTGTTCATTCCATATAAAAAATACAGGTTTTTATATAAGGGCCGTATTAAATGAAGGTGTATATGATGTTCCACCAGTCTTAACGGGAATATCTATAAATGTTGTGCCTGTAAAACAACAGGATACAGTAAGTGAATATGAAGATTTCCTCATAACAAGTGGAAACATCAATTTTCAGAGTGGTTCCTATCTGGAGAAAACAGGAAAAAGCAGATACTTTATTTTACAAGACGGTGTCTTTTCAGAGATAGAGCAGGAGTCGCTTAAACAAAGAACAGGTCAGATAAATGAAAAACAATCCCTTCTTATACGACGTGTAAATTTTCTTGAAGAGGAAGAATTACACCTGGAGCCAGGCATAGGAAATGGCTTCCCCTATCAGGAATTTAAAATACAGATTAATAATGTTATGCAAAAGGGTTTTGAAATTTTTGTAGAAGGTGAAAATGGTTTTACAGTCTGGCAGCGAGTTGAAGACTTTGACATATCAGGCCCTGAATCTAAACATTATAATCTGGATGAAGAACAGGGAATCATCCGTTTTGGTGATTGTGAAAAGGGCATGGCACCCGATGGCAGGATTATAATCATTGGATGCAGGACAACAATGGGACAGAATGGCTGTGTAAAGGAAAACCAGATTAAAGAGTGTAACCAGGTAAATACAGATTTTGAGATTATAGGAAGCAGCAGAGGCCTGGATGGTAGAAATACAGAAACCTTAGATGAATGTTTTAAAAGATTCCAGCATGAACGCTTTAAAGTTGAAAGGGCAGTTACATACGAGGATTATGAGCGAATAGTAAAAAGTACACCGGGTCTTATGGTAAATAATTGTAAAGCCATACCAGCAAGCAAAATGCCAAAACTGGATGGAAGCATTGAGGAAAATTGCATAAATATAGTGGTTCAGCCCTATTCTATGGATGGTTTTAAGAAACTTAGCAAAGCTTATATAAACAAAATTTATGAGCAGCTTGAAACAAGAAGATTAATTGGAACCAAAGTAAATGTGCTGTCCCCAGAATACATAGGAATTGTGATTTTTGCAGAAATAGCTGTTAAAGCATATTATCGAAATGCTGAGCAGGAAATAAAAGAAGCTGTAAACAATTTTTTCAGCAGGTCTTCCGAAAGTTTTGGAAGGCCCGTACAATACAGTACTATTTACGGAATTATAGATACACTGGAATGTGTTTCTGCAGTAAATTCTCTTGTGATAGATGCTCAGGGCAGAAGTATCAGAAGAAGTTCGAATGGCGATGTAATGATTCCAGAGAATGGAATGGTTTATATTAAAGAGGCAGAATATGTTTTAACTGTGTCAGAATAG